Sequence from the uncultured Draconibacterium sp. genome:
CCAAAGTAGCGTAAATGATCAGGCGACAATGTTCGAAGCCCCCTGTTTGTTAGCAACTTGCGTTTCACCACACTTAACACCTGCTTTTGTTGTTCTTTGGTAAGCGGTGTATAATCCATGGCCACGGCAATTACCATATTTGGTCGCACAGCCCATTCGTACTGCTCATCTTTTACCACATCGGCCAGGTAACCGTGTCCATCGCTCCAGAAGGTTTTCAGGAACGACTGCGCCACTTTATTAACCATGTGTTTCCACTTCGTAATAAATTCATGGTCGCCGGCCATGTCGGCCAAATCGAGCGCAAAACAAATGGCGTTAAACCACAGGGCATTCACCTCAACCGGCATTCCGGCGCGCGGTAAAACTGCCTTTCCGTCAACACTGGAATTCATCCAGGTTAATGCGGTATCTTCCTTTTCGGCATAAATCAAACCGTTGGGCAACACCTTAATATCATCCTGTTTCTGACTTGCATAGGCATTGAGGATCCGTTTGATCACTTCTCCATATGTTTTCCAAAGAAACTTCGGATTGTTCTTTTTCTTTAAATACTGCTGAATAACCCAAATAAACCACAACGATGTGTCGGCAGAATGGTACTGCAGCTCTTTATCCTTGATCTGGTCGGGGAAAAAACCATCGTTAAAATATTTCAGGTACGAATCGAGTATTTTCTCGCACAGTTTCGGGTCGTTAAACGCCAGGCACAATCCGGGAAGCGATATAAAAGTTTGCCGGGTGATGCTGTTGTACCACGGAAAACCGGCAATAATATCGGCCGTGTAACCTTCGTGCATGATAAACTGGTGAGCAGCCCGTTCCAAAACACTGTTGAAAGTTTCTTTGCCTCCACGTTTGTTCTGCTCTTTGGTGAACCGCTGTTTTAACGACACCGGATTGGCTTCTGTTAATCCTGCGGCAAAAACGATCGACTCGCCCTTTTTCATTGGGAACTCAAAATAGCCCGGCACAAAAAGATCCTCAAGATAATCGTAGCCCCGGATCAGCTCTTTCAGGTATTCAATATCGTAATACCAATCGGGAACTCCCACAAAATCAATCGCCTTGCTGCACTGCATAAACAAATCGGGATAGCCTTCGTACAAACATGTTTTTATCCCGTTTTTGGCCTTCCCAAACTTGCGGTTTACAAACATATTGGCCTTACTCAGCTGATGAATATTTCGGAAAGCCAGAAATGGTTTTAATCGCAAAGTTGTTGGCGATTTTGCTTCCTCAAGCGTATATTTT
This genomic interval carries:
- a CDS encoding amylo-alpha-1,6-glucosidase, whose product is MHYLEFDKEQLVNLEYSLFKEILRSNRAGSYLSTTLNGCNTRKYHGLLVCPIEKFGGEKHVLLSSLDETVIQNEAEFNLGIHRYKGGTYEPKGHKYIRNVEFDAIPKITYRVGGVVLTKERLLVEKEEQILIKYTLEEAKSPTTLRLKPFLAFRNIHQLSKANMFVNRKFGKAKNGIKTCLYEGYPDLFMQCSKAIDFVGVPDWYYDIEYLKELIRGYDYLEDLFVPGYFEFPMKKGESIVFAAGLTEANPVSLKQRFTKEQNKRGGKETFNSVLERAAHQFIMHEGYTADIIAGFPWYNSITRQTFISLPGLCLAFNDPKLCEKILDSYLKYFNDGFFPDQIKDKELQYHSADTSLWFIWVIQQYLKKKNNPKFLWKTYGEVIKRILNAYASQKQDDIKVLPNGLIYAEKEDTALTWMNSSVDGKAVLPRAGMPVEVNALWFNAICFALDLADMAGDHEFITKWKHMVNKVAQSFLKTFWSDGHGYLADVVKDEQYEWAVRPNMVIAVAMDYTPLTKEQQKQVLSVVKRKLLTNRGLRTLSPDHLRYFGNISGGPKERELAVHQGAVWPWLLQFFVEAYLKIHKRGGLPFVKQIMESFEAEMTEHCIGNIPEMYDGDPPHVGKGAISQAWNVAGVSYALDLVQNYTE